One window of Opisthocomus hoazin isolate bOpiHoa1 chromosome 15, bOpiHoa1.hap1, whole genome shotgun sequence genomic DNA carries:
- the LOC142363236 gene encoding uncharacterized protein LOC142363236 isoform X1 translates to MSPAGPLPTPGSLTTACPCGDPADFACKNAELIAATRTTTMGKDFPGRGAAPEHHVSSDQAAQPPELVCPARTKATPSPAPGALRRRTAPPGRCLLSPDPFSVSPRVGSVPRSSCLAAHPRSQQDSSLASMCSGHCSQNTRPMAPAHSRCHQLSPVHIGGAGLRHTTPAQPCAGQLEDQHHLQPSLPASANAAQQAAWVQLSSYNVYFSNTNERLKLIIDW, encoded by the exons ATGAGTCCTGCTGGGCCACTGCCCACCCCCGGTTCCCTCACCACTGCCTGTCCCTGTGGAGACCCTGCAGACTTTGCCTGCAAGAAC GCTGAGCTCATAGCTGCCACCAGGACCACCACCATGGGCAAGGACTTcccaggcaggggagcagccccAGAGCACCACGTGAGCTCCGACCAGGCTGCGCAGCCACCTGAGCTGGTGTGTCCTGCTCGAACCAAAGCAacgcccagccctgctcccggcgCACTGCGGAGACGCACCGCACCTCCAG GCAGGTGCCTCCTGAGCCCAGATCCCTTCTCCGTGTCTCCCCGGGTGGGCTCTGTGCCACGCAGCTCCTGCCTCGCAGCCCATCCCCGCTCACAGCAGGACTCCTCGCTGGCCTCGATGTGCTCGGGCCACTGCAGTCAGAACACGAGGCCCATGGCCCCAGCTCACTCCAGATGCCACCAGCTCAGCCCAGTCCACATCGGTGGAGCAGGACTGAGGCACACCACTCCGGCACAACCCTGCGCAGGGCAGCTCGAGGACCAGCACCACCTCCAGCCCTCGCTCCCAGCCTCTGCCAATGCTGCACAACAGGCAGCATGGGTGCAACTGTCCTCCTACAATGTTTATTTTAGCAACACAAATGAGAGACTGAAATTAATTATTGACTGGTGA
- the LOC142363236 gene encoding uncharacterized protein LOC142363236 isoform X2, with amino-acid sequence MSPAGPLPTPGSLTTACPCGDPADFACKNAELIAATRTTTMGKDFPGRGAAPEHHVSSDQAAQPPELVCPARTKATPSPAPGALRRRTAPPAPASQPIPAHSRTPRWPRCARATAVRTRGPWPQLTPDATSSAQSTSVEQD; translated from the exons ATGAGTCCTGCTGGGCCACTGCCCACCCCCGGTTCCCTCACCACTGCCTGTCCCTGTGGAGACCCTGCAGACTTTGCCTGCAAGAAC GCTGAGCTCATAGCTGCCACCAGGACCACCACCATGGGCAAGGACTTcccaggcaggggagcagccccAGAGCACCACGTGAGCTCCGACCAGGCTGCGCAGCCACCTGAGCTGGTGTGTCCTGCTCGAACCAAAGCAacgcccagccctgctcccggcgCACTGCGGAGACGCACCGCACCTCCAG CTCCTGCCTCGCAGCCCATCCCCGCTCACAGCAGGACTCCTCGCTGGCCTCGATGTGCTCGGGCCACTGCAGTCAGAACACGAGGCCCATGGCCCCAGCTCACTCCAGATGCCACCAGCTCAGCCCAGTCCACATCGGTGGAGCAGGACTGA
- the LOC142363236 gene encoding uncharacterized protein LOC142363236 isoform X3, translating to MSPAGPLPTPGSLTTACPCGDPADFACKNAELIAATRTTTMGKDFPGRGAAPEHHVSSDQAAQPPELVCPARTKATPSPAPGALRRRTAPPGHPWGLGDQSLTLLGRATSLWALSD from the exons ATGAGTCCTGCTGGGCCACTGCCCACCCCCGGTTCCCTCACCACTGCCTGTCCCTGTGGAGACCCTGCAGACTTTGCCTGCAAGAAC GCTGAGCTCATAGCTGCCACCAGGACCACCACCATGGGCAAGGACTTcccaggcaggggagcagccccAGAGCACCACGTGAGCTCCGACCAGGCTGCGCAGCCACCTGAGCTGGTGTGTCCTGCTCGAACCAAAGCAacgcccagccctgctcccggcgCACTGCGGAGACGCACCGCACCTCCAG GGCATCCTTGGGGACTTGGTGACCAGAGCCTGACACTTTTGGGCCGTGCCACGTCCCTGTGGGCTCTCTCTGACTAG